In the genome of Vidua macroura isolate BioBank_ID:100142 chromosome 19, ASM2450914v1, whole genome shotgun sequence, one region contains:
- the CASKIN2 gene encoding caskin-2 isoform X5 yields MGREQELIQAVKNGDIPGVQKLVAKIKASKTKLLGSAKRLNVNYQDADGFSALHHAALGGSLELISLLLEAQATVDIKDSNGMRPLHYAAWQGRVEPVRVLLRAAASVNMASLDGQIPLHLSAQYGHYEVSEMLLQHQSNPCLINKAKKTPLDLACEFGRLKVAQLLLNSHLCVALLEGQSKDATDPNYTTPLHLAAKNGHKEIIRQLLKAGIEINKQTKTGTALHEAALYGKTEVVRLLLEGGVDVNIRNTYNQTALDIVNQFTTSHASKDIKQLLREASGILKVRALKDFWNLHDPTALNVRAGDVITVLEQHPDGRWKGHIHDAQKGTDRVGYFPPSIAEVISKRTAGDRNSVGSEGSIGSIRSAGSGQSTEGTNGQSTSILIENARPLPSTGDNLQQHLLGSEPHNGTSPAGPQGLQTPGSCPPGDRVFSHQFLRPEQLLEGKDAEAIYNWLREFQLESYTVNFLNAGYDVPTISRMTPEDLTAIGVTKPGHRKKISTEIGQLSIAEWLPNYIPADLMDWLSAIGLPQYHKKLVNNGYDSITIVTDLTWEDLQEIGINKLGHQKKIMLAVKKLRDLRKSLNQAEATLARRKIPGSLDIVTIESLENGECQSPHTLKMTTFQDSELSYELQTAMSNSCHDTLGIKSSQGMSRSQESIGVRSRGSGHSQDNVLSRRLSSPSQESLGSGESSGSSGQSCAPPHSKESLASLPGWPSPEPYGKLVSPEGLNGFANSGGGGSPLKERNLPEGTDQYARPMAQKGAGTPVVTPCTPPQTPSKGTAPYVFMYPHVSLKSPTAPSVLGAEQPKALAHPYPSISPGQKSSLQTSAQKGFSYLHSQCGPTEPSTTAPMTGEHHNGGEGLKHKKRSHSLNRYALSDGEHEEEEGAPSSTLGSYATLTRRPGRSQMPRACLQADAKVTRSQSFAIRAKRKGPPPPPPKRLSSVSSALAAEADGEQPPSPEQKPTAPQDVVDAGATPSDAGRGRTVKSLAAALEGTPGVSPSKPLLAPKPLHLTQDCLPRADVGEGSHDGSDASSATLSNGSRDPFESSKPRRRTVSEPSAPMTEVAAQGEQDACSDTEEEAKPGVSSSSSQNSSSECIPFAEEGNLTIKQRPKPSGHSKADAAVPDMEPGSQPAEPQGSTGKEAAAPAVTKEPPVLEFNLTESDTVKRRPRFREREPLQAVLKAFSMAGQAEAGGTPTPQYAQAQAVSIAGPPTPAPAPRPTLAGDAFDDDSVEFRIAEIEKSILSLEKGMKKAPSPTQAPSPTELVSTAVVRTPTPDVPAKHTSVASTKLVFSGPKTIYQQVLQPSRHTVAPWAATEVVPDVIGSLPGPGSLTLEQTNSSLAATLQAAEKKITAEEAESHPGTVHSAKNILEDISNMFDDLADQLDAMLD; encoded by the exons ATGGGGCGCGAGCAGGAGCTGATCCAGGCCGTGAAGAACGGGGACATACCTGGCGTGCAGAAACTGGTGGCCAAGATCAAAGCGTCCAAGACCA agctcctgggatCTGCCAAGCGCCTGAACGTGAACTACCAGGATGCAGACGG GTTCTCAGCGCTGCACCACGCAGCCCTGGGCGGCAGCCTGGAGCTCATCtcgctgctgctggaggcacagGCCACCGTCGACATCAAGGACAGCAACG GGATGCGGCCCCTGCACTACGCGGCGTGGCAGGGCCGTGTGGAGCCCGTGCGGGTGCTGCTCCGCGCTGCCGCCTCTGTCAACATGGCCTCGCTGGACGGGCAGATCCCGCTGCACCTCTCGGCGCAGTACGGCCACTACGAGGTG TCGGagatgctgctccagcaccagtCCAACCCGTGCCTCATCAACAAGGCGAAGAAAACCCCACTGGACTTGGCCTGCGAGTTCGGGCGGCTGAAG gtggcccagctgctgctgaacagcCATCTGTGTGTTGCCCTGCTGGAGGGACAATCCAAGGATGCTACTGACCCCAACTACACAACTCCACTGCATCTGGCAGCCAAGAACGGGCACAAGGAGATCATCAG gcagctgctgaaggCTGGGATTGAGATCAACAAGCAGACAAAgacaggcacagccctgcacgAAGCTGCGCTTTATGGCAAAACAGAGGTGGTGCGGCTCCTGCTGGAG GGTGGAGTCGACGTGAACATCAGGAACACCTACAACCAGACAGCACTGGACATTGTCAACCAGTTCACCACCTCACACGCCAGCAAGGACATCAAGCAGCTATTGAGAG AGGCATCAGGAATCCTGAAGGTCCGAGCTTTGAAGGATTTTTGGAACCTCCATGACCCAACTGCTCTCAATGTCCGAGCAGGAGATGTCATCACG GTCCTGGAGCAGCATCCAGATGGCCGATGGAAGGGACACATCCACGACGCTCAGAAAGGCACTGACCGGGTGGGGTACTTCCCCCCCTCCATTGCGGAAGTCATCAGCAAGCGGACAG caggagacagaaacAGCGTGGGCAGCGAGGGCAGCATCGGCAGCATCCGCAGTGCCGGCAGCGGCCAGAGCACCGAGGGCACCAATGGGCAGAGCACCAGCATCCTCATCGAGAATGCCAGG cctctgcccTCCACCGGTGACAACCTCCAGCAACACCTTTTGGGATCAGAGCCACACAATGGGACCTCCCCAGCAG GGCCACAGGGTCTCCAGACCCCAGGCAGCTGCCCCCCTGGAGACAGGGTCTTCTCCCACCAATTCTTGCGTCCTGAGCAGCTCCTTGAGGGGAAG GATGCAGAAGCCATTTACAACTGGCTGCGTGAGTTCCAGCTGGAGTCGTACACTGTCAACTTCCTCAACGCTGGCTACGATGTCCCCACCATCAGCCGCATGACCCCGGAG GATCTGACAGCCATCGGTGTGACCAAACCAGGCCACAGGAAAAAGATCTCTACAGAAATCGGGCAGCTCAGCATTGCTGAGTGGCTGCCCAACTACATCCCG GCTGACCTGATGGACTGGCTCAGTGCCATTGGGTTGCCCCAGTACCACAAAAAGCTGGTGAACAACGGCTACGATTCCATCACCATCGTGACGGACCTGACATGGGAGGACCTGCAAGAGATTGGCATCAACAAGCTGG gcCACCAGAAGAAGATCATGTTGGCTGTCAAGAAGCTCAGAGACCTCCGCAAAAGCCTCAACCAAGCAGAAGCAACTCTGGCAAGACGCAAAATCCCCGGTTCCCTGGACATTGTCACCATAGAGTCACTGGAAAACGGGGAGTGCCAGTCCCCACACACGCTCAAAATGACAACCTTCCAGGACAGTGAGCTCAGCTATGAGCTCCAGACAGCCATGTCCAACAGCTGCCATGACACACTCGGCATCAAGAGCAGCCAGGGAATGTCACGGAGCCAGGAGAGCATCGGGGTGCGGTCGCGGGGCTCAGGGCACTCCCAGGACAATGTGCTGTCCCGGCGCCTCTCCAGCCCCTCGCAGGAGAGCCTGGGCAGCGGCGAGAGCAGCGGCAGCAGTGGGCAGTCCTGTGCACCCCCCCACAGCAAGGAGAGCCTGGCCAGCCTGCCGGGCTGGCCCAGCCCCGAGCCCTATGGGAAGCTCGTGTCCCCCGAGGGGCTGAATGGCTTTGCCAACAGCGGCGGCGGGGGCAGCCCTCTCAAGGAGAGGAACCTGCCCGAAGGCACGGATCAGTATGCCCGGCCCATGGCTCAGAAAGGAGCTGGGACTCCAGTGGTCACTCCCTGTACTCCTCCCCAGACTCCTAGCAAGGGAACAGCCCCGTACGTCTTCATGTACCCACACGTCTCCTTGAAATCCCCAACGGCCCCGTCcgtcctgggagcagagcagcccaagGCCCTAGCACACCCATACCCTTCCATCTCCCCTGGACAGAAGAGCAGCCTGCAGACGTCAGCCCAAAAAGGCTTCTCCTACCTGCACAGCCAGTGTGGCCCCACAGAGCCATCCACCACAGCCCCCATGACTGGGGAGCATCACAACGGAGGCGAAGGCTTGAAACACAAGAAGCGCTCACACAGCCTGAACCGCTACGCGCTGTCGGATGGGGAgcatgaggaggaggagggggcccccagcagcaccctgggctcCTACGCCACGCTGACGCGGCGGCCGGGCCGCAGCCAGATGCCACGGGCCTGTCTGCAGGCGGATGCCAAGGTGACCCGCAGCCAGTCCTTCGCCATCCGGGCCAAGCGCAAGGGCCCTCCGCCACCGCCTCCCAAGCGCCTCAGCTCCGTGTCCAGTGCCCTTGCTGCTGAGGCAGACGGTgagcagccccccagccccgagcaGAAGCCCACAGCCCCTCAAGACGTGGTTGATGCAGGTGCCACCCCTAGTGATGCTGGCCGTGGCAGGACAGTGAAGAGCCTGGCAGCTGCGCTGGAGGGAACACCAGGTGTGAGTCCTTCCAAGCCCCTCCTGGCCCCAAAACCACTGCACCTGACTCAGGACTGTCTCCCCCGGGCAGATGTGGGTGAGGGGTCCCACGATGGCAGTGatgccagcagtgccacacTTTCCAATGGCAGCAGGGACCCCTTTGAGAGCAGCAAGCCACGGAGACGGACAGTGAGTGAGCCCAGCGCTCCTATGACAGAGGTGGCTGCACAGGGTGAGCAGGATGCCTGCTCAGACACAGAGGAGGAGGCCAAACCGGGCGTCTCTTCTTCATCGTCCCAAAACAGCTCCAGTGAGTGCATCCCCTTTGCAGAAGAAGGCAATTTAACCATCAAACAGCGGCCAAAGCCCAGTGGGCATTCCAAGGCTGACGCAGCCGTGCCGGACATGGAGCCTGGTTCccagccagcagagccccagggctccactgggaaggaggcagcagcccctgctgtcACCAAGGAGCCGCCCGTGCTGGAGTTCAACCTCACCGAGTCGGACACTGTGAAGCGCCGGCCGCGCTTCAGGGAGCGGGAGCCGCTGCAGGCGGTGCTGAAGGCTTTCAGCATGGCGGGGCAGGCAGAGGCGGGGGGCACCCCCACACCCCAGTATGCCCAGGCCCAAGCCGTGAGCATCGCAggcccccccaccccagcaccggCACCACGGCCCACACTGGCTGGGGATGCCTTTGACGATGACAGTGTGGAGTTCAGGATTGCTGAGATAGAGAAAAGCATCTTGTCGCTGGAGAAAGGGATGAAGAAGGCCCCAAGCCCCACccaagcccccagccccacagagctggTCAGCACGGCTGTGGTGAGGACACCCACTCCAG ATGTCCCTGCCAAGCACACCTCTGTGGCATCCACCAAGCTTGTCTTCTCTGGACCCAAGACCATCTACCAGCAGGTCCTGCAGCCCTCCCGCCACACTGTTGCTCCCTGGGCGGCCACCGAGGTGGTGCCAGATGTGATTGGGTCCCTGCCTGGTCCTGGCTCACTGACGCTGGAGCAGACCAACTCCAGCCTAGCTGCCACGCTGCAGGCGGCCGAGAAGAAGATCACAGCGGAGGAGGCAGAGAG CCACCCTGGGACCGTGCACTCAGCCAAGAACATCTTGGAAGACATCAGCAACATGTTTGATGACCTGGCCGACCAGCTGGATGCAATGCTGGACTGA
- the CASKIN2 gene encoding caskin-2 isoform X1, whose translation MGREQELIQAVKNGDIPGVQKLVAKIKASKTKLLGSAKRLNVNYQDADGFSALHHAALGGSLELISLLLEAQATVDIKDSNGMRPLHYAAWQGRVEPVRVLLRAAASVNMASLDGQIPLHLSAQYGHYEVSEMLLQHQSNPCLINKAKKTPLDLACEFGRLKVAQLLLNSHLCVALLEGQSKDATDPNYTTPLHLAAKNGHKEIIRQLLKAGIEINKQTKTGTALHEAALYGKTEVVRLLLEGGVDVNIRNTYNQTALDIVNQFTTSHASKDIKQLLREASGILKVRALKDFWNLHDPTALNVRAGDVITVLEQHPDGRWKGHIHDAQKGTDRVGYFPPSIAEVISKRTGMVVPRVAPAQQRQGPPGALPAPPGGLQHLPDECPHPAAPSGPAAFGHLTLTRMAPGPDSSAGDRNSVGSEGSIGSIRSAGSGQSTEGTNGQSTSILIENARPLPSTGDNLQQHLLGSEPHNGTSPAGPQGLQTPGSCPPGDRVFSHQFLRPEQLLEGKDAEAIYNWLREFQLESYTVNFLNAGYDVPTISRMTPEDLTAIGVTKPGHRKKISTEIGQLSIAEWLPNYIPADLMDWLSAIGLPQYHKKLVNNGYDSITIVTDLTWEDLQEIGINKLGHQKKIMLAVKKLRDLRKSLNQAEATLARRKIPGSLDIVTIESLENGECQSPHTLKMTTFQDSELSYELQTAMSNSCHDTLGIKSSQGMSRSQESIGVRSRGSGHSQDNVLSRRLSSPSQESLGSGESSGSSGQSCAPPHSKESLASLPGWPSPEPYGKLVSPEGLNGFANSGGGGSPLKERNLPEGTDQYARPMAQKGAGTPVVTPCTPPQTPSKGTAPYVFMYPHVSLKSPTAPSVLGAEQPKALAHPYPSISPGQKSSLQTSAQKGFSYLHSQCGPTEPSTTAPMTGEHHNGGEGLKHKKRSHSLNRYALSDGEHEEEEGAPSSTLGSYATLTRRPGRSQMPRACLQADAKVTRSQSFAIRAKRKGPPPPPPKRLSSVSSALAAEADGEQPPSPEQKPTAPQDVVDAGATPSDAGRGRTVKSLAAALEGTPGVSPSKPLLAPKPLHLTQDCLPRADVGEGSHDGSDASSATLSNGSRDPFESSKPRRRTVSEPSAPMTEVAAQGEQDACSDTEEEAKPGVSSSSSQNSSSECIPFAEEGNLTIKQRPKPSGHSKADAAVPDMEPGSQPAEPQGSTGKEAAAPAVTKEPPVLEFNLTESDTVKRRPRFREREPLQAVLKAFSMAGQAEAGGTPTPQYAQAQAVSIAGPPTPAPAPRPTLAGDAFDDDSVEFRIAEIEKSILSLEKGMKKAPSPTQAPSPTELVSTAVVRTPTPGMGACGAISKVAVGLPPMLVWEVRRTCATTYHESSSFADVPAKHTSVASTKLVFSGPKTIYQQVLQPSRHTVAPWAATEVVPDVIGSLPGPGSLTLEQTNSSLAATLQAAEKKITAEEAESHPGTVHSAKNILEDISNMFDDLADQLDAMLD comes from the exons ATGGGGCGCGAGCAGGAGCTGATCCAGGCCGTGAAGAACGGGGACATACCTGGCGTGCAGAAACTGGTGGCCAAGATCAAAGCGTCCAAGACCA agctcctgggatCTGCCAAGCGCCTGAACGTGAACTACCAGGATGCAGACGG GTTCTCAGCGCTGCACCACGCAGCCCTGGGCGGCAGCCTGGAGCTCATCtcgctgctgctggaggcacagGCCACCGTCGACATCAAGGACAGCAACG GGATGCGGCCCCTGCACTACGCGGCGTGGCAGGGCCGTGTGGAGCCCGTGCGGGTGCTGCTCCGCGCTGCCGCCTCTGTCAACATGGCCTCGCTGGACGGGCAGATCCCGCTGCACCTCTCGGCGCAGTACGGCCACTACGAGGTG TCGGagatgctgctccagcaccagtCCAACCCGTGCCTCATCAACAAGGCGAAGAAAACCCCACTGGACTTGGCCTGCGAGTTCGGGCGGCTGAAG gtggcccagctgctgctgaacagcCATCTGTGTGTTGCCCTGCTGGAGGGACAATCCAAGGATGCTACTGACCCCAACTACACAACTCCACTGCATCTGGCAGCCAAGAACGGGCACAAGGAGATCATCAG gcagctgctgaaggCTGGGATTGAGATCAACAAGCAGACAAAgacaggcacagccctgcacgAAGCTGCGCTTTATGGCAAAACAGAGGTGGTGCGGCTCCTGCTGGAG GGTGGAGTCGACGTGAACATCAGGAACACCTACAACCAGACAGCACTGGACATTGTCAACCAGTTCACCACCTCACACGCCAGCAAGGACATCAAGCAGCTATTGAGAG AGGCATCAGGAATCCTGAAGGTCCGAGCTTTGAAGGATTTTTGGAACCTCCATGACCCAACTGCTCTCAATGTCCGAGCAGGAGATGTCATCACG GTCCTGGAGCAGCATCCAGATGGCCGATGGAAGGGACACATCCACGACGCTCAGAAAGGCACTGACCGGGTGGGGTACTTCCCCCCCTCCATTGCGGAAGTCATCAGCAAGCGGACAG GCATGGTTGTCCCCCGTGTGGCACCTGCGCAGCAGCGCCAGGGTCCCCCCGGGGCCCTCCCAGCCCCccctggggggctgcagcacctcccTGACGAGTGTCCACACCCGGCAGCCCCGAGTGGCCCAGCAGCCTTTGGTCACCTCACCCTAACCCGGATGGCCCCAGGCCCTGACAGCTCAG caggagacagaaacAGCGTGGGCAGCGAGGGCAGCATCGGCAGCATCCGCAGTGCCGGCAGCGGCCAGAGCACCGAGGGCACCAATGGGCAGAGCACCAGCATCCTCATCGAGAATGCCAGG cctctgcccTCCACCGGTGACAACCTCCAGCAACACCTTTTGGGATCAGAGCCACACAATGGGACCTCCCCAGCAG GGCCACAGGGTCTCCAGACCCCAGGCAGCTGCCCCCCTGGAGACAGGGTCTTCTCCCACCAATTCTTGCGTCCTGAGCAGCTCCTTGAGGGGAAG GATGCAGAAGCCATTTACAACTGGCTGCGTGAGTTCCAGCTGGAGTCGTACACTGTCAACTTCCTCAACGCTGGCTACGATGTCCCCACCATCAGCCGCATGACCCCGGAG GATCTGACAGCCATCGGTGTGACCAAACCAGGCCACAGGAAAAAGATCTCTACAGAAATCGGGCAGCTCAGCATTGCTGAGTGGCTGCCCAACTACATCCCG GCTGACCTGATGGACTGGCTCAGTGCCATTGGGTTGCCCCAGTACCACAAAAAGCTGGTGAACAACGGCTACGATTCCATCACCATCGTGACGGACCTGACATGGGAGGACCTGCAAGAGATTGGCATCAACAAGCTGG gcCACCAGAAGAAGATCATGTTGGCTGTCAAGAAGCTCAGAGACCTCCGCAAAAGCCTCAACCAAGCAGAAGCAACTCTGGCAAGACGCAAAATCCCCGGTTCCCTGGACATTGTCACCATAGAGTCACTGGAAAACGGGGAGTGCCAGTCCCCACACACGCTCAAAATGACAACCTTCCAGGACAGTGAGCTCAGCTATGAGCTCCAGACAGCCATGTCCAACAGCTGCCATGACACACTCGGCATCAAGAGCAGCCAGGGAATGTCACGGAGCCAGGAGAGCATCGGGGTGCGGTCGCGGGGCTCAGGGCACTCCCAGGACAATGTGCTGTCCCGGCGCCTCTCCAGCCCCTCGCAGGAGAGCCTGGGCAGCGGCGAGAGCAGCGGCAGCAGTGGGCAGTCCTGTGCACCCCCCCACAGCAAGGAGAGCCTGGCCAGCCTGCCGGGCTGGCCCAGCCCCGAGCCCTATGGGAAGCTCGTGTCCCCCGAGGGGCTGAATGGCTTTGCCAACAGCGGCGGCGGGGGCAGCCCTCTCAAGGAGAGGAACCTGCCCGAAGGCACGGATCAGTATGCCCGGCCCATGGCTCAGAAAGGAGCTGGGACTCCAGTGGTCACTCCCTGTACTCCTCCCCAGACTCCTAGCAAGGGAACAGCCCCGTACGTCTTCATGTACCCACACGTCTCCTTGAAATCCCCAACGGCCCCGTCcgtcctgggagcagagcagcccaagGCCCTAGCACACCCATACCCTTCCATCTCCCCTGGACAGAAGAGCAGCCTGCAGACGTCAGCCCAAAAAGGCTTCTCCTACCTGCACAGCCAGTGTGGCCCCACAGAGCCATCCACCACAGCCCCCATGACTGGGGAGCATCACAACGGAGGCGAAGGCTTGAAACACAAGAAGCGCTCACACAGCCTGAACCGCTACGCGCTGTCGGATGGGGAgcatgaggaggaggagggggcccccagcagcaccctgggctcCTACGCCACGCTGACGCGGCGGCCGGGCCGCAGCCAGATGCCACGGGCCTGTCTGCAGGCGGATGCCAAGGTGACCCGCAGCCAGTCCTTCGCCATCCGGGCCAAGCGCAAGGGCCCTCCGCCACCGCCTCCCAAGCGCCTCAGCTCCGTGTCCAGTGCCCTTGCTGCTGAGGCAGACGGTgagcagccccccagccccgagcaGAAGCCCACAGCCCCTCAAGACGTGGTTGATGCAGGTGCCACCCCTAGTGATGCTGGCCGTGGCAGGACAGTGAAGAGCCTGGCAGCTGCGCTGGAGGGAACACCAGGTGTGAGTCCTTCCAAGCCCCTCCTGGCCCCAAAACCACTGCACCTGACTCAGGACTGTCTCCCCCGGGCAGATGTGGGTGAGGGGTCCCACGATGGCAGTGatgccagcagtgccacacTTTCCAATGGCAGCAGGGACCCCTTTGAGAGCAGCAAGCCACGGAGACGGACAGTGAGTGAGCCCAGCGCTCCTATGACAGAGGTGGCTGCACAGGGTGAGCAGGATGCCTGCTCAGACACAGAGGAGGAGGCCAAACCGGGCGTCTCTTCTTCATCGTCCCAAAACAGCTCCAGTGAGTGCATCCCCTTTGCAGAAGAAGGCAATTTAACCATCAAACAGCGGCCAAAGCCCAGTGGGCATTCCAAGGCTGACGCAGCCGTGCCGGACATGGAGCCTGGTTCccagccagcagagccccagggctccactgggaaggaggcagcagcccctgctgtcACCAAGGAGCCGCCCGTGCTGGAGTTCAACCTCACCGAGTCGGACACTGTGAAGCGCCGGCCGCGCTTCAGGGAGCGGGAGCCGCTGCAGGCGGTGCTGAAGGCTTTCAGCATGGCGGGGCAGGCAGAGGCGGGGGGCACCCCCACACCCCAGTATGCCCAGGCCCAAGCCGTGAGCATCGCAggcccccccaccccagcaccggCACCACGGCCCACACTGGCTGGGGATGCCTTTGACGATGACAGTGTGGAGTTCAGGATTGCTGAGATAGAGAAAAGCATCTTGTCGCTGGAGAAAGGGATGAAGAAGGCCCCAAGCCCCACccaagcccccagccccacagagctggTCAGCACGGCTGTGGTGAGGACACCCACTCCAGGTATGGGGGCTTGTGGAGCTATCTCCAAGGTGGCGGTGGGGCTCCCTCCCATGTTGGTATGGGAGGTGAGGAGGACCTGTGCCACCACCTACCACGAGTCCTCTTCCTTTGCAGATGTCCCTGCCAAGCACACCTCTGTGGCATCCACCAAGCTTGTCTTCTCTGGACCCAAGACCATCTACCAGCAGGTCCTGCAGCCCTCCCGCCACACTGTTGCTCCCTGGGCGGCCACCGAGGTGGTGCCAGATGTGATTGGGTCCCTGCCTGGTCCTGGCTCACTGACGCTGGAGCAGACCAACTCCAGCCTAGCTGCCACGCTGCAGGCGGCCGAGAAGAAGATCACAGCGGAGGAGGCAGAGAG CCACCCTGGGACCGTGCACTCAGCCAAGAACATCTTGGAAGACATCAGCAACATGTTTGATGACCTGGCCGACCAGCTGGATGCAATGCTGGACTGA